The Osmia lignaria lignaria isolate PbOS001 chromosome 3, iyOsmLign1, whole genome shotgun sequence genome includes the window caaaggattcataaaaaattcaaccattattgttattaaacatatcatgctgtatcatttattatttcatcattaatatgatgaattgaaaattaaacaaaaaaatttttaGTATTTGAATTTGTAACTAACGATAAATGTTATCTTTTTATAACATGTACTCaaactaaaatatttatattatcattttttttttttcaaacaaattataattgaacttcaataaaataaattatattcgtCATCACactgtataaaatatatataagtatATACCATATatgtgaaattataaaaattttgaatgttTTACTTTTATATCGCAAGTATAACAGACCTGACTGTTGACCTAAAGGTATCTGGATAAAGAAATTTACCTTTGGTCCGGAATTGTATTTAGGTCCACCTTACCCTCTTAATTTAAAACTTGTTGAATTGTTGTATGTACATCAATGTTCGTGTCGTTATTTCTGATAATTTCTTTAGTACAAAGCGTTTAAATTCCCGAAAAACACGATCGTCGCAATTctgattaattacaattaccgAAACTTTTGCGTGATCTTTCTTTTCAATTACAGATATAAAATCTAAGTGTACTTTGTCAAGTGGTTTGTGTTTATTACTATCTTCAATTGCTTGCTCCGATATAAGGGCTTCTTTTTGCAAGCAACTTAAACTTGGATTTAACACAACACTGTTAATTTTTCTGTTACGCCAAACACAATGAGATCCAACACagtgaaatttaattgtttGATACTTTTCTGTATGTACATCTGACAAAATATCAACTTTCTGTTGCTTCGCTTCCACGTCATCCGTAAGAAGTTCAACCTGCACCTTAAaaactttttcaaaaatatcttttatCACGTTACAAACAATAGGGTACCAACTACCCTCTGTCAATTTTGTCGTTTCATCTGTACATGTATCTATACTCTTTGATTTGATATGCTGCAAATGATTCAGAggaattgaaattctaaatttattctCAGGAGAATTCTTATTTAAAGTTGTAGTAAGCAAAGTTTTCATTAGATCCCTGTAATCATTTTTACTAGTCGCCGTGCAAATTTCAGCACCGACTGCGCAGTACTTTACAAAAATGCTCAGTGTTGGAAAATGTATGCCCATTGTAACATTATGACTTAGTTCTATAGGATCTTGGACACACATTGGTCTGTTAGTAGTAAACTTAAGATTTTCATTCTCTTTTACACACGCTTTATACCTATCCATACAGGACGGTAAATTTTCTATATCTATAAATTCCGATTCTGTGTGTATCGTTCCGTCGATTGGGCATATCACCTTGGATTTAAAATCAAAAGTTgcatagaagaaaaagaagccgTGCAGAAGTTCTGGAATACTATTCTCATTTAAAACTGGTGGTAGTGCtatattttcatcaaaattcaTTTGCCATCCATTTAGAATTTGTGGTTGACATGTTTTCTGAAGCTCCATTAAGGGAGGAATAATGTTAACCGACGGttgttgtaaataaaaaataattaataaaatcaaagCGTAATTGGATATCTTTCCTGagcatgatatttttaaatgttttgccCAGTATTTAATGAGCATCATTAATGGTCTCAATCTGTCATCAAGAGAAATATAATACTTTATCAAATTACTTTTATATATACCCAAACTATTTTTAAACGATATATCACAAGAAACGTTTGTTCGAacgtaacaaaattttataataggCGTCTTAGCTTTTGGAATCGCTATTATATCGGAGAAAGCACAGTTCATTCCGTACATAATTTTTTTCACTTCtttaaaaatcttttgcatGGTCCACACATCCGGCGACGCACTTTCGCTTTCACATATCGGTTCACCTTAAATGACAATATTGTCATCAAATCGCTCAAAACATTGATaacgatataaataaattaaaaatcttacCAATGTCCATATATATATCTAAATCACATTCTTTAAAACCTAGCCCAGTTTGAGTCGAACCAAACTTGTATGTTTTACATTTTGGAAATATcactttgaatattttatctaGATGCGTACAAACAGTTTCGTATCGTGTTTCTATTTCGAAATCGGTAAGTTGTACAGCGTTCAAAAACATTGTTAACTGATTATCAAACGTAGCTTCTCCCTCAAATAGGTGTTTtatattatcataatttattaCACCATTGTTTTCAATGGGAGTATTTTGTTTCATTGGTTTAGGTTTCcctaaattgtaaaataaaataattatgattCACAGAAGTTGGCTGTAATTGcaattcaattaaataaatacatgtttTCATTTATAATACATACCCTTGAATGGTCTTCTCTTTTTTATCTTcaatttaacattatttatcCAAATAGGTTTATTTAACAGAACTTCTGCTGAGCTTCTACAACATTAAAAAGTTACAATTAGACAAAATTATTGTTCATAAAGTaggaaaaaaataaaggatGTTAGAGAAGAAAGTTGTAACCAGTTCTAAGCTCTGTTTAAgagttataaaattataaaataaaacaattattcgATTCTAATAAATGTGCTAAATAGATTGCATTACCTGTCACAAAATTCAATAATAAGATAACTCGGACCAAACTGATACCACTTAATAGTACcatattgttgaaaataatctATAAGTCCACGTGATGGAATAAATTTTGGTAATGGCGACACAACAATTGATCTTTCATTGATTTCAACTTGTTCAAATTTCTTCAAATGCTTTTTACCTGCAAGGTGACCTTGCAAGGCATACTCATCTTGAAAGTGCATTGAACATATATCGCAATGTTTTGACATTGttctttatatattaaataatcttttcaaatttataaaaatttatttgccCTCTTccttttattgttattaaatattttcaaaattctataaaaGAATATACAGGTATATTCTTTCATTAAATATCAAGCATTCCGCTTAatcattaaaagaaataataccatTGTATTTACAAAACTTTGTTTAATTCAATGTAAACAAAAGTGTTTATATACTATATAAAGAGGTCACTTCCTTCATAAAATAGTTCAGATTTTTTGTATAATGTAATTATTGTTATTTGTCTTTACTAAGTATTATTTGATATACAAAATGTAATACTGCTGACAAATTGAATTGATCTATTAATTGTCCATTAACACTTAAATTTTAAGTGTCACTATCactttatgatactttttgcaTATAATCCAAGGtgtatttagaaaaatatattcaataCAATCGACCACTTTATTTaatacttaaattttatttcaaaataaaataatataactatTGTATTTTTACATTTGTAAACGATATAAACATATACAAACGATATACCgtatttttacaattattaattataccacaaTCCACTCTAACCTAAGATTTGTCGATATGCAAAGAGACTCAACGGTGgtaggggtcccagacaccccaggacGAAATAAAGTCGATATGCAAACAGCACCATCGGCGCagcggggtcccagacaccccataTGCAATCGGGTCGATATGTACAGAGCGCCaatagtgcttcggggtcccagacaccccaggatgTATTCATATCGATACGTATACAGCACCACCAGTGCTCGGGGGTACCTGATACACCAGCaggatatcaggtcggtatcaccccctgtggctcggggggcttagaatacggccacggtatcccctgcctgtcgtaagaggcgactaaaagggggatgtaaaggagcgagtaaaatgtaaagaaataaacaagttaaatagatataacaataattttattaataaacaattgtaaaatataaaaattaatggtAGCATTGTACTATTTCGCCATTTGTTTggtttttgttttatatttccCTATTTCCTATCAAATCCATCGCTATCCTGCATTCACTAATTCCCAATtgtatttcgctagatccggtcaaacccgtcactattccgaacaagtgagtttcacgatttgttcgtttttcgttcttatatttcgctagatccggtcaaacccatcactagtccgaacaagtgagtttcacgatttgttcattttcgttcttatatttcgctagatccggtcaaacccatcactatttcgaacaagtgagtttcacgatttgttcgtttttcgttcttatatttcgctacttcctTGGGGTCCCCGATACCCCGGATGCTACTGCCGGTATGCAGAATCACCGGAACTTTGGGGTCCTTAGAAATCCGAGACAGTATAATTTAGATATACAGAATCatcggtgcttggggtctttaaaaccccgagacaatataattttgGTATACAAAATCGTCGGTactcggggttcttagaaccccaagacagtataatttcggtatacagaatcgtcggtgcatggggtctttagaacccccagagtatataatttaggtataccGAATCGTCGGTgctcggggtccttagaaccacGAGACAATATTATTTAGATATGTTGAATCGTCGGTGCtaggggtctttagaaccccaagaaaatataatttaggtatacaaaatcgtcggtgcttggggtcttcAGAACCCCAAGACAGTATAATTTCGGTgtacagaatcgtcggtgtgtggggtccttagaaccccaaaCGATTTAATTTTGGTAGGCAGAATTAtagttgcttcggggtccttaacaccccaagatgatatcttGGTATTCAGACAAACTCGCCGctgtttcggggtccctgacaccccggatgctgtaatgtcggtatgtaaagtatgtcactggtgcttcggggtccttaacaccccaggATGAAATCAGGCTCGTACGTAGAGGGCACAACTAGCATAATATTCGTACTCGAATTTCtttccggagtttatttaatttacctcaTTTATCTTGTCCCGGGTGTCGTAAAGACatctgaaattatttcattttttccctCTTTATAGGCCAAAACCCAtcccttttaattattaattattttatcctcctttATGGGCCAAGACCCATGCTCCCTAACTATTTCTTATCCTACTCCTCTCTATGGACCAAGGCCTCCCTTGgcagatatttatttcttcattctttttatgagCTTATCCTTATAGcactgcatccctcacatcacCGTCTTCCTTACATTTCcgtatcttttacatcccttAATTCTTTACATCCTTCCACTCTTtttatccctgcatcccttacatcccttatgtccctgcaacccttatagcactgcatccctcacatcactGTCTTCCTTACATCTGcgtatcttttacatcccttaattctttacatccctccaccctttatatctctgcatcccttacatcccttatgtccctgcaacccttacagCACTGCATCCCTCCCATCACTCCCTtccttacatctccgtatcttttacatccctccatccttttcatccctgcatcccttacatcccttatgtccctgcaacccttataataaatatattacaaaagctggttcgagtaaaggtaagtaaaggtaagtaattttttaacttttaatttttgaattttcaattttgcgccctctagcggcaaaaatgtgaactaaaatttcgacctcgcgtcagcgccatctggttttagaaaaaggaactgtATCATGctggaattttggccctctagcggcaaaaatgtgaactaaaatttcgacctcgagtcagcgccacctggttttagaaaaaggaactaaatcgtgctggaattttggccctctggcggcaaaaatgtgaactaaaatttcgacctcgagtcagcgccacctggttttagaaaaaggaactaaatcatgctggaattttggccctctagcggcaaaaatgtgaactaaaatttcgacctcgagccagcgccatctggttttagaaaaaggaactaaatcatgctggaattttggccctctagcagcaaaaatgtgaactaaaatttcgacctcgagtcagcgccatctggttttagaaaaaggaactaaatttcgcAAAAATTCAGCTGGATGTTGTGCTTTTCGGTGGAGGGATGCAAAGGACGTTGAGAAGTAAAGGATACAGGAATATAAGGgttgcagtgatgtaagggttgcagtgatgtaagggatgcaatgatgtaaggggtgcaatgatgtaagggatgcaatgatataaaggatgcagaaatgtaagggatgcaatgaTATAAAGcatgcagaaatgtaagggatgcaggggtgtaaaggatgcagaaatgtaagggatgcaatgaTATAAAGcatgcagaaatgtaagggataTAATTATGTGAAggatgcagaaatgtaagggatacaatgatataaaggatgcagaaatgtaagggatgcagggatgtaattAATGCAAAATCTATAACGTATAAAGCTATTTTATTTGGTTCAAATATATACATTGTTCGTGTGCTGTAAAGTATTCGGTAAGGTTTTGAGATATCTTGAAATGACCCAATACTTTGAAACGGTACTTAATGTTCATAGTTTACAGTAGGAACAATTTCCTAATAGTTCAGACATTCCAGTTTAATAAATGCAGTAGAGCTTATAAAGTATGGACTACCGATGATCCAGAATAACATTAGAAGCATATTTCTTGCTTTTTAGACAATATTCTACAACCGTGTAAATAGTAAGTAATCTCCTATCCATGGCACTTAAGTGGGCTTCTGTAACAAGGGGTTGAACATCGGCCATCATAGACTCGTGAGCAACGAGTTTTCCAAGAGCTATGCTTAAAGATCCACCACTGAACAGTTTCAAACGATCCCAAGTAGTTTTATGGatcctaaaataaaaataaaatactactTTTTAACAATGAActagatattaatatttatataaatacctACATGCAACATTGATATAGTGGGGCTAAAATATCAAAATGATCGACATCAGGATTCCCAAGACTCTTTCCATtgtcaattaataaaacagcaGGATTGTGGAAATTATTCTGCGCCAATTCGTAATGATGACGATCACCATTGTCCATTAAGAAATCAAAAATTGCTGTATCAATCAAATCTAAAAGTCTACTCGACGACTGAGGTGAATATGCCTTGGAGTCTTTCACCTGAAAAGAACAAATGCCTAGtactatttatttttcatatacaaaaaatagaatGTACAATTTGAATATACTTTTTCGCAGTAATTATCATCTGTTTCCCATGTAGCAAGTTTGTTTCTTTTGTAAGTCCTTTGCCAGGGATGACGGTGTTTAACTAGCTTTAAATATCGCGGTAGCCAAGAAATTAAAGCACCCTCCAAAATGTCTCCCGTCCCGCAAACTGGATCTGCAGGGGAACAGTAATGACAAACCCCATATAGGCAAGTATCGTTACCATCTTGATACAAGGTTGCATAAAGTTCTGGAGTTGCTCGTGGtcgaatttcatttcttaaatcAACtgcaaaaatatttgattttatattaaacattatatACATTTATGCAGGATGATCTATGAAAATGTACACACGTTTTCTAATAACAGTAAGCGGTACTCTTCTTAAGGCCAGCAGGGAAGATAAATGGAATGCTACAACTTCGGCATTGTGCCGGTCTTTACCATGGTAAACCGGCCCTCGAATAATAGCGTCCCTAGAATACCACTGAGGCTTGAACATCGCCTTCGTCCCGTGTTCCAAAGTTAACATTAATTTCAGTTGCGTACCAAGTGGCGCGTTATCCGCTCGCATTACTCTTGATTTACGTAAAGTATCCAATATCGTTCCTAGCTCGGGTGCAACTGGTGGAATTAACTGATGAGCGTCAGGCCACTGAAAATATAATAAGAATAGATTTAGAATACTGTTCCGTATTATTTAAAAGCATTTAATACGGTACTAACATTATTATTAGGAATATTCCATATATTTTCACGAACATTAGGCATTATTCTCAATTCAGTTAACAAACGTTCCAATACTATCGTGTAACTAGTATTTTGTTTAAAGTATCTCGATGGTAATATTTGAATCTCTTCTCTAATTTTCTTTGCCATACTTTTGGCAACCGATTTTTGCAGAGCTTGTAAATTTTGTTCTGCTCGAGATATTAATTCTTCCTGTTCGGGTTTTAATTGTGAAGTAGGCATGCCTTTTGATGAGGTTTTGTGCGACGAGCTCTCTACGATCATTcgtatgaaatatacattgacaCTTAGGACAAGAATCAAAAGGCCGCCCAAAGCAACGAGAGCACAGCGTCGGCCAATCATctgtaaagaaaatttaatgtaGATGGCGCGCAATTGTTTCACTTGtcaaatattataatactaaCGAAAACTATAGCCTTAAAAATTCATAGTCTGGCTATTTATATTCTTTATGAATTCATCATTTTGTTTTCAaacatattatgaaatatttaacacgcatatatacgtatataaagttagattaatttacattgttaatattaaataaataactagtTTCTAAACAAATCTAATGCAATAGTTCTAAATGAATTAGAAGCTTAATTAATCTTGCACTAACATTCTATATACGCGTGCAGCAAATAGTAATAACATAGCAGTGTTATTGTGACAGAAACGTATGAGGAATCGAATCTAATAATGAAAAAGTcttttgtaaaatgaaaatgtcTATAGATATCACCTTTGAAAATTGGCCACGCGGTTGCTGTCAcctgataataaatatttttctcatgTTTCGATGAAACCTCGGTTCAGTTGTGTCCAACTACCTTAGACAGGCAACAGTCGGACGCCATTTTTAACTTCGATCCAAAGCACTCGCGCGTCATAGTACAATGAATTTGAATCTGTAGTAAATGAGTGGTACCTAAAAATCAACTAAATTTTcaacagaatttaattaataaggATTTTTATTTTGCGTTTATGGAATAAGGAATTATAAAACGCGATAATTATAATcatgaatttattttataaaaacatgTAAACTACATGGTGAATATAGTCGAATTAAATTTAGGCTATCACTCCAAATGGAGTAGGAGGTTCCTTTAAAACGCGGTGGTGGTGTTCGAATGGCTCGGTTCTATATCGTTTTTTATCTCTATAGTTACACTCGTACAAACATTTATGTCGATATATACATATCAGTACATGTTTTTTATTCTCTTCGTTGTCTCTCCCTTTCCCGAGCAAGTTCTGTAGCATAATCGTAAGGCGAACCTCTCCTACAATGAAGAAAAGCTCagaattttttaacaaataataCATATCAAAGGAACACATTACCTATCTCGATGACGATCTTTATCACGGTAACGATCTCTACTTCTATCTCTATGCGACCTATCTCTGCTACGACTTCTATTATCTCTTTGTCTCCGACTTCGATCGCGGCTACTCGATCGTTTAAAATGGCGGTCTCTTTCCCGGTCCCTTTCCCGTGCTCGctctcgttctctttctctGATCCGGTCTCGTTCACGGTCCCGCTCCCTATACTTGTCCTTACGTTCCTCATCAGATCTGGAAAAAAACAGTATTCGAAGGGAAGTAACGCCGAATAATGGAataccatttaaaaaaatatgaatttgtgCAAAATATATATGTACGATAATGTAAGATaccaagaaattattgatactatACACCTCGATATTGCACAACAATTTTTGTATTCcttgatatctaatgtatagAAGAGATCAGTGTACAGTTATCATGAATATCGAGATGAGTTCGCTAATGCAAAAAagtacaataaaattttaagtagatagtagtaaaaatataaatagcaTAAATGTATCTAAAAATAAGTTAATCGTCTGTAAAGCGAGCGAATAACTGTACAAGAATCAAATAAGAACATACACGTGTACTAAAGAAAACTGAACGATGATACATTGAGATCAAGGCTATTTTCCTGGAGATGGTACGTCTTTAATCTTCACCCCATTACCCTGACAAGTTCATAGAATATTATTAACCTTATAAAAAATAGTAACGTGATTGTATTCATACCACGTGGACGCACCTGGCTCGCCACTGGCTTGTTCTTTCGGCCTCACCCCACTGTGCTTCGCTATCTGGGATATGTCGTGGTTGGTTGCGGGATGTAAGGTTGCCGTTATCTTTTCTATTTCCACTGTTACTATATTTTCCGTGGCTATTTAACGTTATAGGTGGTTTCGCGTTTCTGGCGTTCATAGACTGCTGAGGAAACCTTTCCGCTAATCGATGCTCAAGTTCTTTTTGTATAGGCACTGGTATTCTTGGGAATAGTGTTGAGAACCACTCTAATTTAGTAAGAAACTGTTTCAGAATATCACCCATTTTCATTACTTGTCCTCCTCCAGCTTTTACATCTAACTCCTCTTCGTCTTCTAGATAATCGCTATACCAACTAAATAAATCAGCCGGTGGTTGTGTGTATCTATCAACGGTAATAACATATTTCTTTTAGAAACAATACTATTacattgttgttattattcttACCTAATATACATAAATCCTAGTGCTCGAATATACGGTGAATCGGGATGGTTGATAAGACCATTTAATTGTTTCCGTGTTAACCTCAAGGTGAAGAGTTTGTACAGCAGACAATACGCCGTCGAGACAATTCCTCCAGCGCCGACGCCTCTAACCTGCATGAACCGCTAAATTTACACCCCCCTATGTCAATTAATCACATACAtatcatattataatatattgacCGAGAACATGCTACTCTGCAATAAGTAAGTGTGATGTTAAGAGTCTGCTCAGTGCCTGATTCAGACTGGTTCGAGGCCAATATTTTGATATTGATGCCTGATTATACGTAACTAGTGGAAGTTTAATTATGCTTAAAACTTCCGCtttgtacaatttattttaaatgctTTCACCTTTCCTAGTTTTATCAGTAGTTCTCATTTCACTGAGCGTCCAGGTCCATTAAAGTGCTATAAATTTGGAGTTCTTTCTTGCGTACGGTAACAATTCTGTGATCTCCTTAGTTTCAagtcaataaataataattatgaattaACAACGTTTTAGAAAACATACTCACGCCTCCACACATGCCAGTCTGCCCCGCCGTTTTCCTGCTTCCTTTCTCCCATGGTTCCAAATGGGAGACTTTATAGTAAATTTCATCAATGACCTCATGGTATGTCTTTAGTTCGTATAAATTGACTTTAAAATAGTGGGATGACTgtatatttgttaaaattaatggaTTTAAGTTCATAGTCCTTTCATTTCCCCAAAGAGGTAATATGTTCGATTTTTTACCCTCCTTCTGGGCTGGTCGACGTTCTTCATCGCAACCACTGGAATTGTTCCATGGGGAGCCTAAATAAcaatgtttaatttattttaaaccaCTACGTAATAGCGATATACATAATATAAACTTCGATGCCTAATCGTATAGTTGAGGTTAAGTATATTCACAGATCATAATTCGCTGTACAATGGTTTATTCTTCCATTGAACATTGtaagaataaaaagtaaaatacaCGTGCTAAAGGTAATATACTTTTACTTACCATCAGCTCCTTCCGCTTCTTGCATTTGCATATTTGTATCGCGAACTTGCAAGACTCACGATGAAGTTTAGCGCATCAAACGCACCATACAAATGTTATACTTTACCGAACATTTACAACGTTAACGAAGAcaacagaaaaaataaatataatcgtgtcttcaaaataattgaattacAAATTCTAAAATCTATCGTAACGCTTTTTTATGCAAGTACATAGAAAACTGACGTCAACGGAAAGCGAAAAAAGACACAATACGGTAATACGCATGCCTACAAAATGTATACATCCGGTTTCATTCATACGTATACTTTTATTGTCGTTTGTATTATATCTGTAAATAACTAAATTGTTGCAGATTCTTCAGTTTATAAATAGTCTAATGTAAAAAGAATAACTGAAGTGCTATTGTAATTTCAAAGTAATGAAATGTATAGGTATCAGTCAATAGATATTTTGGTAACTTAACACAAAATCTTACGAAATTGAACATTAGAAGTAATAAATCCACTGTTCTAAAGTTAAACACAATTATTACTCTGTCATATTAATTCacgatataattataaatttacatctCTTCTTTTCTAAACCGAAACGTGTAATACAAACGACATCTTGACACTTTCAGAAATAATAATACGAACAGAAGCACAACACTCCTTAGAAACGCACACCTGGTGACACCTGGTGACACCTGTTATTACTATAACGCGCgcatatttacaaatttaaacataaaatatttatagaataaaaaatgccatttatacatttatattaCTTATGAGcgataattttaatgatttcctTTGGTTAgcttgtaatatttttaataaaaattataacattggttatattttaaaatgcaaGTATCAGTGTGTATTAGTTTTCTCATAATCGTGACTCCAAAcaggttttcttttttcaatgaaacttctAATTCCCTCTTGCGCATCTTTCATCTTTAAATTGTTAACCATCTTTTCAGCTCCCAAGAAATAAGCTGTTGCTAAATCAAGGTCCAACTGTtcatataaaaatgtttttcctACGTGTACAACTGAGCGACTTTTCGCATTTATAGCGGCAGTAATTTTTTCGATTTCTTGCTCTATAAATAAGACGCaacaaattataaatatgaTGTTCAATAATTGTACTATTTGAATAACTTACCAAATTTTTCAATGGGCACTACTTTACTAACAAGACCTACTTCATATGCCTCTTTTCCATTAAGGCTTAAACCTGTAAATAGCATGTAAATGGCTGTTTTCTTAGATACATTTCGAACCAACGGAATACCTGGGGTAGAACAAAATATTCCGAAATTGGCTCTATAAAACAGAGAGTAGAATTTCATTATCTGATATATAAATCTATATCTTTTGCATTGAATATATTCATTTACCCTGGTGTAGCAAATGAACTCCTTTCAGTACAAATAGCAATATCACATGCAGTAACCAACTGACAGCCTGCTGCAACTGCTATTCCATCCACAGCAGCAATTACAGGAACTGGACTTTGAGTAATTGCTTTCATTAACTCAGAACATGTTTCAAATATATCCTTGTGATGCTTCCCATTGTTAGTAGTCTAAACCACGCAAGCCAATCATTTCTCTGCGATGAATGTAAATCCTTATATTAAAGAGGCTCCtgccaattttatttttcagtttatttaCAAACCAATTCTTTCAAGTTATGCCCGGCAGAAAACATATTTGGTAGTTCAGATTTAAGAATTATGGATCGTAGATCCTTGCTATTTTCATCCTTTTTGATATTTAACAGCAGAGAATTCATCATTTTCAAGGATAAAGAATTCCGCGAAGAGGGATGATTTAATGATATTATCCTTATCTacgtgtaaaaataaaaattgagaatATTAATAAACAGGAAAACtgcaagaaattatttaaataattttcttactcCATTATCTTCTTTGACTTGCACGTATTTTTCTTCCGA containing:
- the LOC117605213 gene encoding enoyl-CoA hydratase domain-containing protein 3, mitochondrial isoform X3, which encodes MMNSLLLNIKKDENSKDLRSIILKSELPNMFSAGHNLKELTTNNGKHHKDIFETCSELMKAITQSPVPVIAAVDGIAVAAGCQLVTACDIAICTERSSFATPGANFGIFCSTPGIPLVRNVSKKTAIYMLFTGLSLNGKEAYEVGLVSKVVPIEKFEQEIEKITAAINAKSRSVVHVGKTFLYEQLDLDLATAYFLGAEKMVNNLKMKDAQEGIRSFIEKRKPVWSHDYEKTNTH
- the LOC117605213 gene encoding enoyl-CoA hydratase domain-containing protein 3, mitochondrial isoform X2, which produces MTTLEKVGKYVIRTFSTNKVLSSEEKYVQVKEDNGIRIISLNHPSSRNSLSLKMMNSLLLNIKKDENSKDLRSIILKSELPNMFSAGHNLKELTTNNGKHHKDIFETCSELMKAITQSPVPVIAAVDGIAVAAGCQLVTACDIAICTERSSFATPGANFGIFCSTPGIPLVRNVSKKTAIYMLFTGLSLNGKEAYEVGLVSKVVPIEKFEQEIEKITAAINAKSRSVVHVGKTFLYEQLDLDLATAYFLGAEKMVNNLKMKDAQEGIRSFIEKRKPVWSHDYEKTNTH
- the LOC117605213 gene encoding enoyl-CoA hydratase domain-containing protein 3, mitochondrial isoform X1 — its product is MMSGLITKNIFNNLQVGKYVIRTFSTNKVLSSEEKYVQVKEDNGIRIISLNHPSSRNSLSLKMMNSLLLNIKKDENSKDLRSIILKSELPNMFSAGHNLKELTTNNGKHHKDIFETCSELMKAITQSPVPVIAAVDGIAVAAGCQLVTACDIAICTERSSFATPGANFGIFCSTPGIPLVRNVSKKTAIYMLFTGLSLNGKEAYEVGLVSKVVPIEKFEQEIEKITAAINAKSRSVVHVGKTFLYEQLDLDLATAYFLGAEKMVNNLKMKDAQEGIRSFIEKRKPVWSHDYEKTNTH